Proteins from a single region of Bacteroidota bacterium:
- a CDS encoding cbb3-type cytochrome c oxidase subunit 3, translating into MFKNYFKGIEGIATYPMFSLLVFFIFFMAVFIWALRTKNSSLEEVSRIPLESENNNNPNSIL; encoded by the coding sequence ATGTTTAAAAATTATTTCAAAGGAATAGAAGGGATAGCAACTTATCCAATGTTCTCACTGCTTGTCTTCTTTATCTTCTTTATGGCTGTTTTCATCTGGGCATTAAGAACAAAGAATTCCAGTCTCGAAGAAGTAAGCAGAATACCGCTTGAATCAGAAAATAATAATAACCCTAATTCAATATTGTAA
- the ccoN gene encoding cytochrome-c oxidase, cbb3-type subunit I, producing the protein MNIEKFSYDNKIVRNFAVATVIWGVVGMLVGLIIALQLTSAKFNFGPIGNFGRLRPLHTNAVIFAFVGNGIFMGVYYSLQRLLKARMFSDVLSKIHFWGWQLIIVSAALTLPLGITTSKEYAELEWPIDIMIAIVWVIFGINMFGTILKRRERHLYVAIWFYIATVVTVAVLHIVNSLALPVSLFKSYSIFAGVQDALVQWWYGHNAVAFFLTTPYLGLMYYFVPKAANRPVYSYKLSIIHFWALIFLYIWAGPHHLLYTSLPDWAQSLGVVFSIMLIAPSWGGMINGLLTLRGAWDKVRESTVLKFMVVAITAYGMSTFEGPMLSLKSVNAISHFTDWIVAHVHVGGLGWNGMLTFGILYWLIPRMYNVNIFSKKLANFHFWIATLGIIFYAVPLYWAGFAQSLMWKEFTPEGVLKYPNFLETVVQIVPMYRLRAFGGSLYLIGALVMVYNLYKTAASGKFVANEETSAPALEKNAVVHKGHWHRWIERRPVQMLIVSLVMILIGGMIEIIPMLTVKSNIPTIASVKPYTPLELQGRDIYIREGCYTCHSQMIRPFRSETERYGEYSKAGEFVYDHPFQWGSKRTGPDLAREGSKYPNSWHYNHMLDPTTMSPGSIMPAYDFLIEDDLDTSLTAAKINVMRKLGVPYDNDFDKIANQELVKQEILIADDLAKAGVKVAPNKEIVAIIAYLQRLGTDIKGEKFSSVK; encoded by the coding sequence ATGAACATAGAAAAATTTAGTTACGACAATAAGATTGTCCGCAATTTTGCAGTTGCTACTGTCATATGGGGAGTCGTCGGAATGCTTGTTGGGTTGATCATCGCCCTTCAATTAACAAGTGCGAAATTCAACTTTGGTCCGATCGGAAACTTTGGACGTTTAAGACCATTGCATACTAATGCAGTGATCTTTGCATTTGTAGGAAATGGTATTTTTATGGGCGTTTATTACTCGCTTCAGAGATTACTGAAGGCCCGTATGTTCAGTGATGTACTTAGTAAGATACATTTCTGGGGCTGGCAACTTATCATTGTCTCCGCAGCGCTGACTCTTCCGCTTGGCATTACTACCAGTAAAGAGTACGCAGAACTTGAATGGCCGATTGATATCATGATTGCTATCGTTTGGGTGATCTTTGGTATAAACATGTTTGGAACGATCCTCAAGAGACGTGAAAGACATTTATATGTAGCGATCTGGTTTTACATTGCTACAGTTGTTACTGTTGCCGTACTTCATATCGTTAACTCTCTTGCATTACCTGTTTCATTGTTTAAAAGCTATTCAATATTTGCAGGTGTTCAGGATGCTTTGGTTCAGTGGTGGTATGGACACAACGCTGTTGCGTTTTTCCTGACTACTCCGTACTTAGGTTTGATGTATTACTTCGTTCCTAAAGCAGCTAACCGTCCGGTTTATTCATACAAACTTTCTATCATCCATTTCTGGGCTCTGATCTTTTTATATATCTGGGCAGGTCCGCATCACTTGTTATATACTTCTCTTCCTGATTGGGCACAATCTCTCGGTGTTGTATTCAGTATAATGTTGATCGCTCCTTCCTGGGGTGGTATGATCAACGGATTACTTACTCTTCGTGGTGCGTGGGATAAAGTCCGTGAAAGTACAGTACTTAAATTTATGGTCGTTGCTATTACTGCATATGGTATGTCAACTTTTGAAGGACCTATGCTTTCATTGAAAAGCGTAAATGCAATCTCTCACTTTACTGACTGGATAGTTGCACACGTTCACGTAGGTGGACTTGGATGGAATGGAATGTTGACTTTCGGTATTCTATACTGGTTGATCCCACGAATGTATAATGTAAATATCTTCTCAAAGAAACTGGCAAATTTCCATTTCTGGATTGCAACCTTAGGAATTATATTCTATGCTGTCCCATTGTATTGGGCAGGATTTGCACAGTCTCTTATGTGGAAAGAATTTACTCCGGAAGGTGTCTTAAAATATCCAAACTTCCTTGAAACAGTTGTGCAGATCGTCCCTATGTATCGTCTCCGTGCTTTCGGTGGATCTTTATACCTGATCGGTGCATTGGTGATGGTTTATAATCTTTACAAAACTGCAGCATCAGGAAAATTTGTTGCCAATGAAGAAACTTCTGCTCCTGCACTTGAGAAAAATGCTGTTGTACATAAAGGTCACTGGCATCGTTGGATTGAAAGACGTCCTGTTCAAATGCTCATCGTAAGTTTAGTTATGATTCTGATCGGAGGTATGATTGAAATAATTCCAATGTTGACTGTGAAATCAAACATCCCGACTATCGCTAGCGTGAAGCCTTATACTCCTCTTGAATTACAAGGCCGCGACATCTATATCCGTGAAGGTTGTTACACTTGTCACTCACAAATGATTCGTCCTTTCAGAAGTGAGACCGAACGTTATGGTGAATATTCTAAAGCAGGTGAATTTGTGTATGATCATCCTTTCCAATGGGGTTCTAAACGTACCGGACCTGATTTAGCTCGTGAAGGTTCAAAATATCCGAACTCATGGCATTATAATCACATGCTCGATCCAACTACAATGTCTCCCGGATCAATCATGCCTGCTTATGATTTCCTGATCGAAGATGATCTCGATACTTCATTAACTGCAGCAAAAATTAATGTAATGAGAAAACTTGGTGTTCCTTATGACAATGACTTTGATAAAATAGCAAATCAGGAATTAGTGAAACAGGAAATTCTGATCGCTGATGATCTTGCAAAAGCAGGTGTTAAGGTTGCTCCAAATAAAGAGATAGTTGCCATAATTGCATACTTGCAAAGACTTGGTACCGATATCAAGGGCGAGAAATTTTCTTCAGTTAAATAA
- the ccoS gene encoding cbb3-type cytochrome oxidase assembly protein CcoS: MSIIFLLILFSLLLAIAFLFAFIWSVKDGQFDDDYTPSVRILFDDEKQKNQKTQEEL; this comes from the coding sequence ATGAGCATAATTTTCCTCCTTATTTTATTCAGTCTTCTGCTGGCAATAGCCTTCCTTTTCGCTTTTATCTGGAGCGTGAAGGATGGACAGTTCGACGACGATTATACTCCATCTGTCAGAATTCTCTTTGATGATGAAAAACAAAAGAACCAGAAAACACAAGAAGAATTATGA
- a CDS encoding heavy metal translocating P-type ATPase metal-binding domain-containing protein yields the protein MQKLVETEVKCFHCGELCVDEIILVNEKQFCCEGCKLVYEILNENNLCTYYNFNETPGISPAKSGNDKRFAYLDDNNVKQKLLQFSDGNTASLTFFIPQMHCSSCIWLLENLTRINDSILRSRVDFLRKEVHIYYNESTFSLRKLVELLSAIGYEPQINLDDLEKGRKTKKDRSAVYRIGVAGFCFGNIMLFSFPEYFSLADSAERHYGNVFNYLNLVLSLPVLFYCSAPFFRFAFQSLKQKYLNIDVPIALGIFIMFVRSSYEIISATGAGYMDTMAGLTFFMLLGRQFQNKTYDTLSFDRDYKSFFPISVMAKRNGIETSIPVSDIKVSDRIIIRNEELIPADSILIKGDASIDYSFVTGESAAVYKKAGDLLYAGGKQKGSAIEMEVVKQVEQSYLTQLWNNDAYVKKQTDSTFQQLVNKISHYFTIVILGIALVSLAYWIIAGHPEIGWNAFTAVLIIACPCALAISSPFTLGNILRIFGKNKFYLKNYAVIEKLAKADSIVFDKTGTLTSNDRSDIIFNGDLTEEIKYLISSATFHSYHPLSRMIYDQTKCGKRGKAENYSEQSGKGYQVTVDGKNIKIGSSTYVKGIPSLSAETEVHISISGNYIGYFSLKNVYRSGVDTMIASLRKEKYDLFVISGDHAGEKEKLQQLCGKESMILFEQTPTDKLAFIQDLQKLGKNVLMIGDGLNDAGALSQADIGISVSDNVNNFSPACDAIIDAKRLNSLSNILNVSRSSKRIIFGSFIIALIYNAFGIYFAVRGELSPLFAAILMPISSVTIISFTTLLSKWVGRNKN from the coding sequence TTTGTGTTGATGAAATTATTTTAGTTAATGAAAAGCAATTTTGTTGTGAAGGTTGTAAACTCGTTTATGAGATACTCAATGAGAACAACTTGTGCACTTATTATAACTTCAACGAAACTCCCGGAATATCTCCTGCTAAAAGCGGTAATGATAAACGATTTGCATATCTCGATGATAACAATGTAAAACAAAAGTTACTTCAGTTTTCAGATGGTAATACAGCTTCGCTCACGTTTTTTATTCCTCAGATGCATTGCAGTAGCTGTATCTGGTTACTTGAAAATCTGACGAGGATAAATGATTCTATACTCCGGTCAAGAGTAGATTTTCTAAGAAAAGAAGTTCACATATATTATAATGAAAGTACTTTCTCGCTCCGTAAACTTGTTGAATTGCTTTCTGCAATTGGTTATGAGCCACAGATCAATCTTGATGATCTGGAGAAAGGCCGTAAAACTAAAAAAGACCGGTCAGCTGTTTACCGTATTGGAGTCGCAGGTTTTTGTTTTGGAAATATCATGCTTTTCAGTTTTCCGGAATATTTTTCTCTCGCAGATTCTGCTGAAAGACATTATGGAAATGTCTTCAACTATCTGAATTTGGTGCTTTCACTTCCTGTTTTGTTTTATTGCAGTGCGCCGTTTTTCCGGTTTGCATTTCAAAGTCTGAAACAAAAATATCTTAATATTGATGTACCCATAGCCCTGGGAATTTTTATTATGTTCGTAAGAAGTAGTTACGAAATTATCTCGGCAACAGGCGCCGGATATATGGATACTATGGCCGGACTTACATTTTTTATGTTGCTTGGCCGGCAATTTCAGAATAAAACGTATGACACTCTTTCATTCGATCGAGATTACAAATCGTTCTTTCCTATTTCCGTTATGGCCAAAAGGAATGGAATAGAAACTTCAATTCCTGTATCTGATATTAAAGTAAGTGATCGTATCATCATCAGAAATGAAGAGCTGATTCCTGCTGATTCAATTCTTATAAAAGGAGATGCTTCTATTGATTATAGTTTTGTTACAGGGGAAAGCGCTGCTGTCTATAAAAAAGCAGGCGATCTGCTATATGCCGGTGGGAAACAAAAAGGTTCAGCTATCGAAATGGAAGTTGTAAAGCAAGTCGAGCAAAGTTATCTGACACAACTCTGGAACAATGATGCTTATGTAAAAAAGCAAACTGATTCTACTTTTCAGCAATTGGTAAATAAGATCAGTCATTATTTTACAATAGTAATACTGGGAATTGCATTAGTTTCACTCGCATATTGGATCATTGCCGGACATCCTGAAATCGGTTGGAATGCTTTTACTGCTGTCCTCATTATCGCTTGTCCTTGCGCACTAGCGATCTCATCCCCATTTACTCTGGGCAATATTCTGCGGATTTTTGGAAAGAATAAATTTTATCTGAAAAACTATGCAGTAATAGAAAAACTGGCGAAAGCGGATTCTATCGTGTTTGACAAAACAGGAACTCTTACATCAAATGATCGGTCTGACATTATATTTAATGGCGATCTGACTGAAGAAATAAAGTATCTGATCTCATCAGCAACTTTTCATTCTTATCATCCATTGAGCAGAATGATCTATGATCAGACAAAGTGCGGGAAAAGAGGCAAGGCTGAAAACTATTCTGAGCAAAGTGGTAAAGGATATCAGGTAACAGTTGACGGTAAGAACATCAAAATTGGTTCTTCAACCTATGTTAAAGGAATTCCTTCTCTCTCTGCGGAAACAGAAGTTCACATTTCTATTTCAGGCAATTATATCGGATACTTCTCCTTGAAAAATGTTTACCGTTCCGGAGTAGATACCATGATCGCCTCTTTGAGAAAAGAAAAATATGATCTGTTTGTAATTTCAGGGGATCACGCAGGAGAAAAAGAAAAACTGCAACAACTTTGCGGTAAGGAAAGCATGATTTTGTTTGAACAAACCCCAACTGATAAACTTGCATTTATTCAGGACCTGCAAAAACTTGGGAAAAATGTTTTGATGATCGGCGATGGATTAAATGATGCCGGAGCACTCAGCCAGGCTGATATTGGAATTTCTGTTTCCGATAATGTAAATAATTTTTCACCGGCATGTGATGCAATTATTGATGCAAAGCGATTAAATTCATTGTCTAATATCCTCAATGTTTCCAGATCAAGTAAGCGAATCATATTCGGAAGTTTTATAATAGCTCTTATATATAATGCTTTCGGAATTTATTTTGCCGTCAGAGGTGAATTAAGTCCACTCTTTGCTGCCATATTAATGCCTATCAGCAGCGTTACGATCATTTCGTTCACAACTCTTCTGTCAAAATGGGTAGGAAGAAATAAAAACTGA